The following proteins are encoded in a genomic region of Acetobacter oryzoeni:
- a CDS encoding ABC transporter substrate-binding protein encodes MLASKSGKLFRSACFCVLLAAGTTKAGMAADVSDAPSSPHMGGTLRLVAASSGGTLDPQINYSGKYINLFANVYDGLTTFRKADGLAGADVVPDLAEELPHPEDGGLTYTFRLREGITFSNGQPVTTADVVASFRRIFRVGSPTAGAFYGAIKGADACLRSPTDCKLEGVIENPATRSITFHLTTPDTEFLHKLAFTHAVILPANAPDHDTGNVPLPSTGPYQLTAYDPNRFLKLERNPYFKEWNAQAQPFGYPDRIDYTFGIPDEAAVTAVENGQYDWMADPIPLDRLGELGSRFTGQTHVLRHPAMYFLPMNMREAPFSSLKARQAVNYALNRKAMAILYGGPGIARPLCGMLPSTLSASSTQCFYTKDASPESPAPMWRGTDMEKARNLVRESGTYGQKVTVIAANTSVDLAMGAWVRDMLQNLGYRANLRPLSSALAFSYMQNSDNHVQIGVASWSADYPSASNFLDALLGCENIHPSSDSSINIPGFCNRDVQSLMDKAKTDVSLSAQAQNALWQEADRRVMEQAPVAPAIEKDAVILTSPRLKNLLFTTVNQLLFSQAWVQ; translated from the coding sequence ATGCTGGCCAGTAAATCTGGCAAGCTGTTTCGCTCTGCCTGTTTTTGTGTGCTGCTTGCAGCTGGCACAACAAAAGCAGGCATGGCCGCAGATGTTTCAGATGCTCCATCCTCCCCCCATATGGGTGGCACTTTGCGTCTGGTTGCGGCTTCTTCCGGCGGCACGCTGGACCCCCAGATCAATTACTCCGGCAAATACATCAATCTGTTTGCCAATGTGTATGATGGATTAACCACCTTCCGCAAAGCAGATGGTCTGGCCGGGGCAGATGTGGTGCCAGATTTGGCGGAAGAACTTCCGCACCCCGAAGATGGCGGCCTAACCTATACCTTCCGCCTGCGTGAAGGCATTACCTTTTCCAACGGTCAGCCCGTTACCACGGCTGATGTTGTGGCGTCCTTCCGCCGCATCTTTCGTGTAGGTAGCCCAACGGCCGGGGCTTTTTACGGTGCCATCAAAGGTGCTGATGCCTGCCTGCGCAGCCCAACAGACTGCAAACTTGAAGGGGTTATAGAAAACCCCGCCACCCGCAGCATCACGTTTCATCTTACAACGCCTGACACAGAATTCCTGCATAAGCTGGCATTTACCCACGCCGTTATTTTACCAGCCAACGCGCCAGACCATGATACCGGCAACGTGCCTTTGCCCAGCACCGGCCCCTACCAGCTTACTGCCTATGACCCAAACCGGTTTTTGAAGCTGGAGCGCAATCCGTATTTCAAGGAATGGAACGCACAGGCGCAGCCTTTTGGTTACCCGGATCGGATAGACTATACTTTTGGCATACCAGATGAAGCTGCCGTAACCGCCGTAGAAAACGGACAGTATGACTGGATGGCAGACCCTATTCCCCTAGACCGATTGGGAGAATTGGGCAGCCGCTTTACTGGCCAGACGCATGTATTGCGCCATCCGGCCATGTATTTTCTGCCCATGAACATGCGCGAAGCCCCTTTTTCTTCCCTCAAGGCGCGGCAGGCCGTCAATTACGCGCTAAACCGCAAGGCCATGGCCATTTTATATGGTGGCCCCGGCATTGCCCGCCCGCTATGCGGCATGTTGCCTTCCACTTTGTCGGCATCCTCTACGCAATGTTTTTACACCAAGGATGCCTCTCCTGAATCTCCTGCCCCCATGTGGCGTGGCACAGATATGGAAAAAGCACGCAATCTGGTGCGTGAAAGCGGAACATACGGCCAGAAAGTGACCGTGATTGCCGCCAACACCAGTGTTGATCTGGCCATGGGCGCATGGGTGCGGGACATGCTGCAAAACCTTGGCTACCGTGCCAATCTGCGCCCACTTAGCAGCGCACTGGCTTTTTCCTACATGCAGAATTCGGATAACCATGTGCAAATTGGCGTAGCCTCCTGGTCTGCCGATTATCCATCGGCTTCCAACTTTTTGGATGCTTTATTGGGGTGTGAAAATATTCACCCCAGTTCAGACAGTTCCATCAATATTCCCGGATTTTGTAACCGGGATGTGCAAAGCCTGATGGATAAAGCCAAAACGGATGTAAGCCTGAGCGCACAGGCGCAAAATGCCTTGTGGCAGGAGGCAGACAGGCGGGTTATGGAGCAAGCCCCTGTAGCTCCTGCCATTGAAAAAGATGCTGTTATTTTAACATCCCCACGCCTGAAAAACCTGCTGTTTACAACCGTAAACCAGCTTTTGTTTTCTCAGGCATGGGTTCAGTAA
- the pheS gene encoding phenylalanine--tRNA ligase subunit alpha: MSNDLEILRQEVLSELAGATDLKAWDAVRVSTLGKSGRLTALLKALGKMQPDERKARGVALNRLRDELTRAIEARGKELEAAELEARLVAERVDVTLPPPPVERGYLHPISRTIEEMTAIFGAMGFKVAEGPDIETDWHNFSALNTPDHHPARTDHDTFYLPPQPGLDVTRVLRTQTSGVQIRTMLAQKPPIRVIVPGRTYRADHDATHSPMFHQCEGLVVGKGITLGHLKGCLIEFLRAFFGKPELPVRFRSSYFPFTEPSLEVDIGWSRKTGEIGGGEDWLEVLGAGMIHARVLANCGLDPREWQGFAFGMGIERLAMLKNGIPDLRSFYESDIRWLRYYGSDPLAPALLHEGV, encoded by the coding sequence ATGAGCAACGATCTTGAGATTCTGCGGCAGGAAGTCCTGTCCGAACTGGCTGGCGCCACAGACCTGAAAGCATGGGATGCCGTGCGTGTCAGCACACTGGGAAAATCCGGCAGGCTGACGGCTTTGCTCAAAGCGCTGGGGAAAATGCAGCCCGATGAACGCAAAGCCCGTGGTGTGGCGCTGAACCGCCTGCGTGATGAACTAACCCGCGCGATTGAAGCGCGCGGCAAAGAACTGGAAGCCGCAGAGCTGGAAGCCCGTCTGGTTGCCGAGCGGGTAGATGTTACCCTGCCACCACCGCCGGTGGAACGTGGCTACCTGCACCCCATCAGCCGCACGATTGAAGAAATGACCGCCATTTTTGGCGCCATGGGCTTTAAGGTGGCAGAAGGGCCGGATATCGAAACCGACTGGCACAACTTCTCCGCCCTCAACACGCCTGATCATCATCCTGCCCGCACGGATCATGATACGTTTTATCTGCCGCCACAGCCGGGGCTGGACGTAACGCGTGTGCTGCGTACCCAGACATCTGGCGTGCAAATCCGCACCATGCTGGCGCAAAAGCCGCCTATCCGCGTAATTGTGCCGGGCCGCACTTACCGGGCGGATCATGATGCCACGCATTCCCCCATGTTCCACCAGTGCGAAGGCCTGGTTGTGGGCAAGGGCATTACATTGGGGCACCTTAAGGGCTGCCTGATTGAATTTTTGCGGGCGTTTTTTGGTAAGCCGGAACTGCCGGTGCGCTTCCGTTCTTCCTACTTCCCATTTACCGAACCTTCTTTGGAAGTGGATATTGGCTGGTCTCGCAAAACCGGTGAGATCGGTGGTGGGGAAGACTGGCTGGAAGTGCTGGGTGCAGGCATGATTCACGCCCGTGTGCTGGCCAACTGTGGGCTGGACCCGCGTGAATGGCAGGGCTTTGCCTTTGGTATGGGCATTGAGCGGCTGGCCATGCTGAAGAACGGTATTCCCGATCTGCGTTCGTTTTATGAAAGTGATATCCGCTGGCTGCGCTATTATGGGTCGGACCCACTTGCGCCCGCGCTACTGCATGAGGGGGTGTGA
- the rplT gene encoding 50S ribosomal protein L20 translates to MARVKRGVTTLARHKKVLELAKGYRGRSSTNYRIALERVEKALRYAYRDRRNKKREFRALWIQRINAAVREHGLTYSRFINGLDKAGIEIDRKVLAAIAFDDAATFAEIVKKAQAALAA, encoded by the coding sequence ATGGCACGTGTAAAACGGGGTGTTACCACCCTTGCTCGTCATAAAAAGGTTCTGGAACTGGCCAAGGGTTATCGCGGCCGCTCCTCCACCAACTATCGCATTGCGCTGGAACGTGTTGAAAAGGCACTGCGCTATGCTTACCGTGACCGCCGCAACAAAAAGCGTGAATTCCGCGCTCTGTGGATTCAGCGTATCAACGCTGCGGTGCGCGAACATGGCCTGACCTACAGCCGTTTCATCAACGGTCTGGACAAGGCTGGTATCGAAATCGACCGTAAGGTGCTGGCCGCCATTGCGTTTGATGATGCCGCAACCTTTGCTGAAATCGTAAAGAAGGCTCAGGCTGCTCTGGCTGCCTGA
- the pheT gene encoding phenylalanine--tRNA ligase subunit beta encodes MKFTLSWLYDHLDTQATLEEICAKLNQIGLEVESVENRGAAIEPFLTARILDAQPHPNADRLQVCRVDAGPGFQDVQVVCGAPNARKGLAVIFAKPGTYVPGLDITIKEGKIRGEASGGMLCSLRELGLGEESNGIAELPEDTLPGQSYADFAGLDDVVIDIAITPNRGDALGVRGIARDLAAAGLGTLRPWLAETVEGKFDSPVVWDISYPEACPWVLGRTIRGVKNGPSPEWLQRKLESIGLRPISALVDITNYFCFDLGRPLHVFDAAKISGGKLTICRGEGEQFRALDGQDYTVGPEDCVIADQAGVQSLAGIMGGEATGATAETTDVFVECALFDPVKIALSARRVGVSSDSSYRFERGVDQALPVSALEAATRLIIDLCGGEASEVVSAGEQPAWQRDATLRFARVRDLGGLDVPADESVDLLEKLGFEVQERTNTQVRVSVPSWRNDIAQKPVLAQGEGIPADVAAKAAEGVVAIESESDLVEEVLRLKGLDAVPAVPLPSVVVVPEAALTPRQARLALARRFLAARGLTETVGFSFVSHEAAERFGGAPESLRLLNPIASDLDQMRPTPMINLLAAVKHNSARGWGDLGLFEVGPAFAENGQQPVVAGVRSGHTPRYPGQAGQAVSLWAVKADALELLQQLSVNPDAISTTTDAPGWYHPGRSGVLRQGPKNVLAYFGELHPSLLQAEGIDVPVVGFELMPDVVPDPKRKKKAAPRLSAFQPVRRDFAFVVARDVPGEKLLRAVRGAERQLVADVSLFDVYEGPHVPEGHRSIGVEVTLQPMDKSLTDAELEAVSEKIVAAVTKATGATLR; translated from the coding sequence ATGAAGTTCACGCTATCTTGGTTGTATGACCATCTGGATACGCAGGCCACGCTGGAAGAAATCTGCGCGAAGCTGAACCAGATCGGGCTTGAAGTTGAAAGTGTAGAAAACCGCGGTGCGGCAATTGAGCCATTTTTAACCGCCCGTATTCTGGATGCCCAGCCGCACCCCAATGCAGACCGCCTACAGGTATGCCGGGTAGATGCAGGCCCCGGTTTTCAGGACGTGCAGGTGGTGTGTGGTGCCCCCAACGCACGCAAGGGGCTAGCCGTTATTTTTGCCAAGCCGGGCACCTATGTGCCGGGGCTGGATATTACCATCAAGGAAGGCAAGATCCGTGGTGAAGCCAGCGGCGGTATGCTGTGCTCCCTGCGTGAACTGGGCCTTGGTGAAGAAAGCAACGGCATTGCAGAACTGCCGGAAGATACGCTTCCCGGCCAGTCCTATGCTGATTTTGCTGGCCTTGATGATGTGGTGATCGACATCGCTATTACCCCTAACCGGGGTGATGCACTGGGTGTGCGTGGCATTGCGCGGGATCTGGCCGCTGCCGGGCTGGGCACGTTGCGCCCATGGCTGGCAGAAACGGTGGAAGGCAAGTTTGATTCCCCCGTGGTGTGGGATATTTCCTACCCGGAAGCCTGCCCGTGGGTGCTGGGCCGCACTATTCGTGGTGTAAAAAATGGCCCCAGCCCGGAATGGTTGCAGCGCAAGTTGGAAAGCATTGGCCTGCGCCCGATTTCTGCACTGGTGGATATTACCAACTATTTCTGTTTCGATCTCGGCCGCCCGCTGCACGTGTTTGATGCCGCCAAAATTTCTGGTGGCAAGCTGACAATTTGCCGTGGCGAAGGCGAGCAGTTTCGTGCGCTGGATGGGCAGGACTACACAGTTGGCCCGGAAGACTGCGTGATTGCAGATCAGGCTGGCGTGCAGTCTCTGGCCGGGATTATGGGCGGTGAGGCCACAGGTGCCACAGCAGAAACCACAGATGTATTTGTGGAATGCGCACTGTTTGACCCTGTGAAAATTGCTCTGAGCGCCCGCCGCGTGGGTGTTTCTTCAGATTCCAGCTATCGGTTTGAACGCGGGGTAGATCAGGCGCTGCCGGTTTCGGCTTTGGAAGCTGCAACACGCCTGATTATTGATCTGTGCGGTGGTGAGGCCAGCGAAGTTGTTTCTGCCGGTGAACAGCCTGCATGGCAGCGTGATGCCACGCTGCGCTTTGCCCGTGTGCGTGATCTGGGTGGTCTGGATGTGCCTGCTGATGAAAGCGTGGATCTGCTGGAAAAGCTGGGCTTTGAGGTGCAGGAACGCACCAATACGCAAGTGCGTGTGAGCGTGCCATCATGGCGGAATGATATTGCCCAAAAGCCTGTTCTGGCACAGGGCGAAGGTATTCCGGCTGATGTGGCAGCCAAGGCTGCGGAAGGCGTTGTGGCCATAGAATCAGAAAGTGATCTGGTTGAAGAAGTGCTGCGCCTGAAAGGGCTGGATGCTGTGCCTGCAGTGCCGCTGCCATCTGTGGTGGTTGTGCCAGAAGCAGCACTCACACCTCGGCAGGCGCGTCTGGCACTGGCACGGCGCTTTCTGGCCGCACGTGGGCTAACAGAAACAGTCGGTTTCTCCTTCGTTTCGCATGAGGCAGCTGAGCGATTTGGTGGTGCGCCGGAATCCCTGCGTCTGCTTAACCCTATTGCGTCTGATCTGGACCAGATGCGCCCCACACCCATGATCAACCTGTTGGCTGCGGTTAAGCACAACAGTGCACGCGGATGGGGTGATCTGGGGCTGTTTGAAGTTGGCCCGGCGTTTGCAGAAAACGGCCAGCAGCCAGTGGTGGCTGGTGTGCGCTCTGGCCATACACCGCGTTATCCGGGGCAGGCGGGGCAGGCTGTTTCTCTCTGGGCGGTCAAGGCAGATGCGCTGGAGCTGCTCCAGCAGCTTAGCGTTAACCCAGATGCCATCAGCACCACCACAGATGCACCGGGTTGGTACCACCCCGGCCGTTCTGGCGTGCTGCGGCAGGGGCCTAAAAACGTTCTGGCCTATTTTGGTGAGTTGCATCCCTCTCTGCTTCAGGCCGAAGGTATTGATGTGCCGGTTGTCGGGTTTGAGCTGATGCCGGATGTGGTGCCAGACCCCAAACGTAAAAAGAAAGCCGCACCGCGTCTTTCTGCGTTCCAGCCCGTGCGGCGTGATTTTGCATTTGTTGTGGCACGTGATGTACCGGGTGAAAAACTGTTGCGGGCCGTGCGCGGGGCAGAGCGCCAGCTTGTGGCAGATGTAAGCCTGTTTGATGTGTATGAAGGCCCGCATGTGCCAGAAGGGCATCGCTCCATCGGTGTGGAAGTGACCCTTCAGCCCATGGATAAAAGCCTGACAGATGCGGAACTGGAAGCTGTGTCTGAAAAAATTGTTGCCGCTGTTACCAAGGCAACAGGCGCAACCCTGCGTTAA
- a CDS encoding c-type cytochrome yields MIKRLLAGVAAAGVLGGLGFLYYAWYPPIAPIERPNPASFSVEQIERGRIVAAEGYCAECHTRTDNGGGPELAGDYKMDTPFGAIYSSNITPDVEMGIGAWSEEAFRRAMHLGVSRKGVHLIPAFPYDHFTKMTDQDISDLYAYIMTRPAVHMSRRPNELPFPLSLRILQAGWKLLYLRPGVYKPDPRHDALWNRGAYLAEGNAHCGACHTPRDLMGAEKKGSAYEGAVVDNWIAPALNEHNPTPTTWTEDELFQYLRFGVAPLHGPAGGPMSPVPHRFLSTVPEEDVHAIAHYFADVDHAAEREKNDKAALARAMEASKTDLIGPNVDPDAKLYQGACAACHYNAAPTPVLGRPDLALNNALWLDEPTNLYQVMLRGLTAEEGQSGVAMPSFYNALSDKDMARIAAYLRRTRTTLPPWTNLEKKAAEVRKTVQPVPVNSSH; encoded by the coding sequence GTGATCAAACGTCTTCTAGCGGGAGTAGCCGCGGCCGGGGTCCTTGGGGGGCTCGGGTTCTTATATTATGCATGGTATCCACCAATTGCCCCGATTGAGCGGCCAAACCCAGCCAGCTTTTCTGTCGAGCAGATAGAGCGCGGGCGGATTGTGGCGGCTGAAGGGTATTGCGCAGAATGTCACACCCGCACAGATAACGGCGGCGGGCCGGAACTGGCGGGTGACTATAAAATGGATACCCCGTTTGGGGCCATCTATTCTTCCAACATCACACCAGATGTTGAAATGGGCATTGGCGCTTGGTCGGAAGAAGCCTTCCGCCGCGCTATGCACCTTGGTGTGTCCCGCAAGGGCGTGCATCTGATCCCGGCTTTCCCGTACGATCATTTCACCAAGATGACGGATCAGGATATTTCCGATCTGTATGCCTACATCATGACACGCCCGGCCGTGCATATGTCTCGCCGCCCGAACGAGCTGCCCTTCCCGCTCAGCCTGCGTATTCTTCAGGCTGGCTGGAAACTGCTGTATCTGCGCCCCGGCGTGTACAAGCCCGACCCACGGCATGATGCATTGTGGAACCGCGGTGCCTATCTGGCCGAAGGCAACGCCCACTGCGGCGCGTGCCATACCCCGCGTGACCTTATGGGAGCCGAAAAGAAAGGCTCCGCCTACGAAGGTGCCGTGGTGGATAACTGGATTGCGCCCGCCCTTAACGAGCACAACCCAACCCCCACCACATGGACGGAAGATGAGCTGTTCCAGTATCTGCGCTTTGGCGTAGCACCGCTGCACGGCCCGGCTGGTGGGCCTATGTCCCCCGTGCCGCATCGCTTCCTTTCCACCGTGCCGGAAGAAGATGTGCACGCCATTGCGCATTACTTTGCGGATGTGGACCACGCTGCCGAGCGTGAAAAGAACGACAAGGCCGCCTTGGCCCGCGCCATGGAAGCTTCCAAAACCGATCTGATCGGCCCGAATGTGGACCCGGACGCAAAGCTGTATCAGGGTGCCTGTGCGGCCTGCCATTACAATGCAGCGCCCACGCCTGTTCTTGGCCGCCCGGATCTGGCGCTGAACAACGCACTGTGGCTGGATGAACCCACAAACCTGTATCAGGTCATGCTACGTGGGCTTACGGCGGAAGAAGGGCAATCTGGCGTAGCCATGCCCAGCTTCTACAATGCGCTGTCCGACAAGGATATGGCCCGCATTGCCGCCTATCTGCGCCGCACCCGCACCACACTGCCACCGTGGACAAACCTTGAGAAAAAGGCCGCTGAAGTGCGCAAGACCGTCCAGCCAGTTCCAGTCAATTCTTCGCACTAA
- a CDS encoding mannitol dehydrogenase family protein yields MIPLSNATLHQLPAQVTTPRYDRQKTTAGIAHLGVGNFHRAHQAMYINKVLERAGQQGWAIVGVGLRNTPREDKRAAIMAEQDNLYTLTAFAPDGTHETNVIGSIIEYVHAAKDRAAAIKRLTDPDIKIVTLTITEGGYYLDAEGNFTLDHPDIKADLARDVPETAFGLVCEALRQRRESGTGPFTVLSCDNLRHNGKAARTAFCTYATARDPILGAWMKENVTFPSSMVDRITPSVGEADITRLDALTGVADQMPIFAEDFTQWVIEDNFCDGRPELETVGVQFTDDVGPYEQVKLRMLNASHSMLALPGVLMGYDTVPHAIEDTLLLGHLERFLAEDASPFITPPKGVSLAQYAQQVLHRFRNPAVGDQLLRIASDSGSKLPVFLTDTVNGVLGSRRDHWRLAFGTACFLEYLRGTTDKGTPYTITEPAINAEQLALARAEDLATGLQMTVFAGWNLKDHPEFATDVVKIRQSIRAQGTHKTLAQHAG; encoded by the coding sequence ATGATCCCTCTTTCCAACGCCACACTGCATCAGCTTCCTGCTCAGGTTACAACGCCGCGCTATGATCGGCAGAAAACCACGGCAGGCATTGCACATCTTGGCGTGGGCAATTTTCATCGCGCCCATCAGGCCATGTATATCAACAAAGTTCTGGAGCGTGCAGGCCAGCAAGGTTGGGCCATTGTTGGCGTAGGCCTGCGCAATACACCGCGTGAAGATAAGCGCGCTGCCATTATGGCAGAACAGGACAACCTGTACACACTCACCGCCTTTGCGCCCGATGGCACGCATGAAACCAATGTTATCGGCAGCATTATAGAATATGTGCACGCAGCCAAAGATCGCGCTGCCGCCATTAAGCGCCTGACAGACCCGGATATTAAAATTGTCACCCTCACCATTACAGAAGGTGGCTACTACCTGGATGCTGAAGGCAACTTCACGCTCGATCACCCTGATATTAAAGCAGATTTAGCACGTGATGTGCCCGAAACGGCTTTCGGGTTGGTATGTGAAGCCCTGCGCCAGCGGCGCGAAAGCGGCACCGGCCCCTTTACGGTGCTCAGTTGCGATAACCTGCGCCATAACGGCAAAGCTGCCCGCACGGCTTTTTGCACCTATGCCACTGCGCGTGACCCTATTTTAGGTGCGTGGATGAAAGAAAACGTCACCTTCCCATCCAGCATGGTGGACCGGATTACACCTTCTGTTGGTGAAGCAGACATTACGCGCCTGGATGCCCTGACGGGCGTTGCTGACCAGATGCCCATTTTTGCGGAAGATTTTACGCAATGGGTGATTGAAGACAATTTCTGCGATGGTCGGCCAGAACTGGAAACGGTGGGCGTACAGTTTACAGATGACGTTGGGCCTTATGAGCAGGTAAAACTGCGGATGCTCAATGCCTCCCACTCCATGCTGGCATTGCCCGGCGTGCTGATGGGGTATGACACTGTGCCACATGCCATAGAAGACACCTTGCTACTGGGCCATCTGGAACGTTTTCTGGCAGAAGACGCCTCACCCTTCATTACACCGCCCAAAGGTGTTTCTCTGGCACAATATGCTCAGCAGGTATTGCACCGCTTCCGCAACCCTGCGGTGGGCGATCAGCTTTTGCGCATTGCTTCCGATAGCGGCTCCAAACTGCCCGTGTTCCTGACAGATACTGTCAATGGCGTTCTGGGCTCCAGGCGCGATCATTGGCGGCTGGCGTTTGGCACGGCGTGTTTTCTGGAATATCTGCGTGGCACTACGGATAAAGGCACGCCCTATACCATTACAGAACCCGCCATTAACGCAGAACAACTTGCGCTGGCCCGTGCAGAAGATCTGGCCACAGGGTTGCAGATGACCGTTTTTGCAGGCTGGAACCTGAAAGATCATCCCGAGTTTGCAACTGACGTTGTGAAAATTCGCCAGAGCATTCGCGCACAGGGCACACACAAAACCCTTGCCCAGCACGCAGGCTAA
- the rpmI gene encoding 50S ribosomal protein L35, producing MPKMKTKSSVKKRFKITATGKVLSGPCGKRHGLIKRPQKMKRSARGTQTMTPQDGRTVKQWAPYGL from the coding sequence ATGCCCAAGATGAAGACCAAGTCGTCGGTCAAAAAGCGGTTTAAAATCACCGCAACCGGCAAGGTGCTCTCTGGTCCGTGCGGTAAGCGCCACGGCCTTATCAAGCGCCCTCAGAAAATGAAGCGCTCCGCACGCGGCACGCAGACCATGACCCCGCAGGACGGTCGTACCGTCAAGCAGTGGGCCCCCTACGGGCTATAA
- the pstS gene encoding phosphate ABC transporter substrate-binding protein PstS: MKEKRIMAGRAKIMSWKKTAALSALLCGLAGAVLPQAQAEQITGAGSSFAAPLYQSWSAHSAAQTGVQLNYQTIGSGAGQNQVLAGTVDFGASDAPMSHARLEAGHLLQFPTAIGGIVVIANVPGVPEGALRLTGPVLAAIYDGSITQWNDPRIVALNPGVTLPDLPVAPLHRADGSGTTYVFTEYLGRVSPTWEKQVGRGTSVAWPVGAGARGNDGIASYVKNTEGSVGYAEYAYAERNHLSTVVLQNRAGEFVVPSVTSFTRAAENATWDHADMTASLCDADGAGSWPIVTTTYALVPREANEANHGNAVRTFFRWGVKDGEAASRELDYVPLPPVVRDAVLERLK, encoded by the coding sequence ATGAAGGAAAAGCGCATCATGGCGGGTAGGGCAAAAATTATGAGTTGGAAGAAAACTGCTGCCCTCTCTGCCTTGTTGTGTGGCTTGGCGGGCGCTGTTTTGCCACAGGCGCAGGCCGAGCAGATTACAGGGGCCGGTTCCAGCTTTGCCGCGCCCCTGTATCAGTCATGGTCAGCGCATTCTGCGGCGCAAACCGGTGTGCAGCTGAATTATCAGACCATTGGCTCCGGCGCTGGGCAAAATCAGGTTCTGGCTGGCACGGTAGATTTTGGGGCATCCGATGCTCCTATGTCTCATGCGCGGTTGGAGGCGGGGCATTTGCTCCAGTTTCCCACCGCTATTGGTGGCATTGTTGTTATTGCCAATGTGCCGGGCGTGCCTGAAGGCGCCTTACGCCTTACCGGCCCCGTTCTGGCAGCGATTTATGATGGTTCCATCACGCAGTGGAATGATCCGCGCATTGTAGCGCTCAACCCCGGTGTTACATTGCCGGATCTGCCCGTGGCTCCGCTGCATCGGGCAGATGGGTCTGGCACAACCTACGTGTTTACAGAATATCTTGGCCGGGTTTCTCCCACGTGGGAGAAACAGGTAGGGCGTGGCACATCTGTTGCATGGCCAGTTGGCGCAGGTGCCCGTGGGAATGATGGCATTGCTTCTTACGTTAAAAATACGGAAGGCAGTGTGGGGTATGCGGAATATGCCTATGCAGAACGCAACCATCTTTCCACCGTTGTTCTGCAAAATCGGGCCGGGGAATTTGTGGTGCCGTCTGTTACCAGTTTTACACGGGCTGCGGAAAATGCCACGTGGGACCATGCAGACATGACAGCCTCGCTCTGTGATGCAGATGGCGCCGGAAGCTGGCCGATTGTTACCACCACTTATGCGCTCGTACCGCGTGAGGCGAATGAGGCAAACCACGGAAATGCTGTAAGAACGTTCTTCCGTTGGGGCGTAAAGGATGGAGAAGCCGCCAGCCGGGAGCTGGACTACGTGCCATTGCCTCCAGTTGTGCGGGATGCCGTTCTGGAGCGGCTGAAATAG